A section of the Chryseobacterium ginsenosidimutans genome encodes:
- a CDS encoding isopenicillin N synthase family dioxygenase produces the protein MDKIPSVDLRDFLSGDPERKQKFVNEIGKAYEEIGFVALKGHFLDDKLVSELYGEVKNFFELPTETKQKYEIPGIGGQRGYVGFGKETAKGFKKGDLKEFWHFGQYVSDDSKYKSEYPDNVIVEELPKFNEVGKEAYQMLEKTGQYVLRALALYLSLDEFYFDDKISEGNSILRPIHYPPITEEPNDAVRAAAHGDINLITLLMGSQGKGLQVQNHNGEWIDAIAEPDELMINVGDMLSRHTNNKLKSTIHRVVNPPRELWGTSRYSIPFFMHPVSSMSLNALENCVDENHPKLYEDTTAGEFLHERLIELGLIKK, from the coding sequence ATGGACAAAATACCTAGTGTAGACCTGCGTGATTTCCTTTCGGGTGACCCGGAACGCAAACAGAAATTTGTAAATGAAATCGGAAAAGCTTATGAAGAAATCGGATTTGTAGCCTTAAAAGGGCACTTTTTGGATGATAAGCTAGTGAGTGAATTGTATGGAGAGGTAAAAAACTTTTTTGAATTACCAACGGAAACAAAACAGAAGTACGAAATTCCCGGAATTGGTGGACAAAGAGGCTATGTAGGATTCGGTAAAGAAACCGCAAAAGGTTTCAAAAAAGGAGACTTGAAAGAGTTTTGGCATTTCGGACAATATGTTTCTGATGATTCCAAATACAAAAGCGAATATCCTGATAATGTAATTGTTGAAGAACTTCCAAAATTCAACGAAGTAGGTAAAGAAGCTTACCAAATGCTGGAAAAAACAGGACAATATGTTTTAAGAGCTTTAGCATTGTATCTTAGTTTAGACGAATTTTATTTTGACGACAAAATCTCAGAAGGAAATTCTATTTTAAGACCAATTCATTATCCGCCGATCACAGAAGAGCCAAATGATGCAGTGAGAGCTGCAGCTCACGGAGACATTAATCTAATTACTCTTTTGATGGGTTCTCAGGGGAAAGGTCTTCAGGTACAAAATCACAACGGAGAATGGATTGACGCCATCGCAGAACCAGACGAATTGATGATTAACGTTGGAGATATGCTTTCGAGACACACCAACAACAAGCTGAAATCTACGATTCACAGAGTGGTAAATCCACCGAGAGAATTGTGGGGAACTTCAAGATATTCAATTCCTTTCTTTATGCATCCGGTGAGTTCAATGTCATTAAATGCACTTGAAAACTGTGTAGACGAAAACCATCCAAAACTGTATGAAGATACAACGGCAGGAGAATTTTTACACGAAAGATTAATTGAATTAGGATTGATCAAAAAATAA
- a CDS encoding bacteriocin-like protein produces MKNLKKLSKGQLKSITGAGGIKLPEPEFCMYACGDIVICAACSKDFKCPDDTM; encoded by the coding sequence ATGAAAAATTTAAAAAAACTAAGCAAAGGTCAATTAAAAAGTATTACAGGAGCTGGAGGAATTAAACTTCCTGAACCTGAATTTTGCATGTATGCCTGTGGTGACATCGTAATTTGTGCAGCTTGCAGCAAAGATTTCAAATGTCCGGATGATACAATGTAA
- a CDS encoding PA0069 family radical SAM protein, translating into MKNENIIKGQGAQRNVINRFGRYTYEPEDEDFETVKTSFIEVFPKTIVNQVKSEDLPMEYSMNPYQGCEHGCSYCFARPTHEYWGYSAGIDFERKIMVKKNAPELLEKFFQKRGYKPASILLSGNTDCYQPAERQFEITRKILQVCLDYRHPVNVLTKNALVLRDLDILKPMAEQNLVSVSLSIPTINEDLRRKMEPRTSSAKNKLKAVEVLSENKIPVNVMVAPIIPGLNSDEPLTILKAISDAGAQSFGYTLVRLNDTVEPVFVKWIEDAFPDRAQKVLNLIRSMRGGKLGEKRYFDRQKGEGNIAEMIHSTFKIGRKKFFEGKEFPKLSTKNFTGSKDQQLRLFD; encoded by the coding sequence ATGAAGAATGAAAATATCATAAAAGGTCAGGGAGCGCAGCGAAATGTAATTAACCGTTTCGGGCGATATACTTATGAGCCTGAAGATGAAGATTTCGAAACTGTAAAAACCTCTTTCATAGAAGTGTTTCCGAAAACAATTGTAAATCAGGTTAAAAGCGAAGATTTACCAATGGAATATTCTATGAATCCTTACCAAGGCTGTGAACACGGATGCTCTTATTGCTTTGCAAGACCAACTCACGAATACTGGGGATATAGCGCAGGAATTGATTTTGAAAGAAAGATCATGGTGAAGAAAAATGCTCCTGAATTATTAGAAAAATTTTTCCAGAAAAGAGGATACAAACCTGCTTCGATTTTATTGTCTGGAAACACCGATTGTTATCAGCCTGCGGAACGGCAGTTTGAAATTACACGGAAAATATTGCAGGTTTGTCTTGATTACAGACATCCTGTCAATGTTTTGACAAAAAATGCTTTGGTTTTGAGAGATTTGGATATTTTAAAACCGATGGCTGAACAAAATTTGGTTTCTGTTTCATTAAGTATTCCGACAATTAATGAAGATTTAAGGAGAAAAATGGAGCCTAGAACAAGCTCTGCAAAAAATAAGCTAAAAGCTGTAGAAGTTCTTTCTGAAAATAAAATTCCTGTGAACGTAATGGTTGCCCCAATTATTCCAGGACTGAACAGCGATGAACCTTTAACGATTTTGAAAGCCATTTCTGATGCAGGTGCTCAAAGTTTTGGATATACTTTGGTACGATTAAATGATACGGTAGAACCTGTTTTTGTAAAATGGATTGAGGATGCTTTTCCGGATCGTGCTCAGAAAGTTTTAAATTTAATCCGTTCGATGAGAGGTGGGAAATTAGGTGAAAAAAGATATTTCGACCGGCAAAAAGGAGAGGGGAATATTGCCGAAATGATTCATAGCACTTTTAAAATAGGAAGAAAAAAATTTTTTGAAGGCAAAGAGTTTCCCAAACTTTCAACAAAAAACTTTACGGGTTCCAAAGATCAGCAATTGAGGTTGTTTGATTGA
- a CDS encoding DUF2797 domain-containing protein, producing MQFQGQILKMTCFNDEPIQYYLNLSGDLIHMNELFGKELTIKHTGFQCVNCQQNKQIYRMGFCKSCFFESPYASDTIIRPELSTAHLGVAERNLEVEKEIQLQPHTVYLAYTGDVKVGVTRNTQIPTRWIDQGATFALPIARTENRYEAGMIEVALKQHVADKTSWKKMLQDDFEGEIDLADFQQKIKEYFPEDFQKFYSEGENLWKFDYPFDKPEKVTSFTLDKKPEFTGRLTGIKGQYLGFDGGNFINVRGHEGYVIELNVQN from the coding sequence ATGCAGTTTCAAGGGCAAATTTTAAAGATGACGTGCTTCAATGATGAGCCGATTCAATACTATCTTAATCTTTCTGGAGACCTTATTCACATGAACGAGTTATTTGGAAAAGAATTAACGATAAAGCATACAGGTTTTCAGTGTGTGAACTGCCAGCAAAATAAGCAGATTTACAGAATGGGCTTTTGCAAAAGCTGTTTTTTTGAAAGTCCTTATGCGAGTGACACGATCATTCGTCCTGAGCTTTCCACGGCACATCTTGGTGTTGCAGAGCGTAATCTGGAAGTTGAAAAAGAAATTCAGCTGCAGCCTCATACCGTTTATTTGGCTTATACGGGAGATGTAAAGGTTGGCGTGACAAGAAATACACAGATTCCTACAAGATGGATCGATCAGGGCGCGACTTTTGCTTTACCGATTGCAAGAACGGAAAATCGTTATGAAGCAGGAATGATAGAGGTCGCCTTGAAGCAGCATGTCGCAGATAAAACAAGTTGGAAAAAAATGCTTCAGGATGATTTTGAGGGAGAAATTGACTTAGCTGATTTTCAGCAGAAAATTAAAGAATATTTTCCTGAAGATTTTCAGAAATTCTACAGTGAAGGCGAAAACCTGTGGAAATTTGATTATCCTTTTGATAAACCTGAAAAAGTAACATCTTTTACATTGGATAAAAAACCTGAATTCACCGGACGATTAACAGGAATCAAAGGGCAGTATCTTGGCTTTGATGGCGGTAATTTTATCAATGTAAGAGGGCATGAAGGATATGTAATTGAGCTGAATGTTCAAAATTAA
- a CDS encoding DUF2795 domain-containing protein has translation MYWTLELASYLSDAPWPMTKSELIDYAIRTGAPMEVVENLQAIEDEGEIYDAIDEIWSDYPTDEDYLWNEDEY, from the coding sequence ATGTACTGGACATTAGAATTAGCTTCTTATTTAAGCGACGCACCTTGGCCTATGACTAAGTCTGAACTTATCGACTATGCAATCAGAACTGGTGCACCAATGGAAGTGGTAGAAAATCTTCAGGCAATCGAAGATGAAGGGGAAATCTATGATGCAATCGATGAGATATGGAGTGACTACCCTACGGACGAAGATTATCTTTGGAACGAAGACGAATATTAA
- the secA gene encoding preprotein translocase subunit SecA, whose protein sequence is MSFLNKVLKGFLGDKKAQDLKEVKKVVTKIKAVEPSIQQLSDDGLREKTAEFKENIKSATSKITAQIEQTQEQIKNSTNVDEKEALFSKIETLKKESYEIEEKVLLQILPEVFALVKETARRWAENGEIRLKASDWDRQLVAAGKDFLEIQGDQAVWKNSWDAAGTPVNWDMVHYDVQFIGGVILHSGKIAEMATGEGKTLVGTLPIFLNALPGRGVHVVTVNDYLAKRDSAWMGPLYQFHGMSIDCIDNHQPNSDGRRKAYNSDITYGTNNEFGFDYLRDNMVTSPSELVQRELNFAIVDEVDSVLVDDARTPLIISGPVPQGDRQEFDVLKPSIDRIVEVQKKTVSAIFNEAKKLIAAGNTKEGGFKLLQAYRGLPKNRQLIKFLSESGNRALLQRTEAQYMQDNNRDMPIVDKDLYFVIEEKNNQVDLTDKGVEYMSQGNSDNNFFVLPDIGTEIAEVEAKNLTKEEEFEAKERLFADFAEKSERVHTMSQLLKAYTLFEKDDEYVVIDGEVKIVDEQTGRIMEGRRYSDGLHQAIEAKENVKIEAATQTFATVTLQNYFRMYNKLAGMTGTAETEAGELWEIYKLDVVVIPTNRPISRDDKQDLVFKTNREKYNAVIEEIERLTAARRPVLVGTTSVEISQLLSKALQLRKIPHQVLNAKLHKKEAEIVAGAGQPGVVTIATNMAGRGTDIKLTKEVKEAGGLAIIGTERHDSRRVDRQLRGRAGRQGDPGSSQFYVSLEDNLMRLFGSERIAKMMDRMGHKEGEVIQHSMISKSIERAQKKVEENNFGTRKRLLEYDDVMNKQRDVIYKRRKNALFGDHLKYDITNMIFDVANSIVAKGKANGSYKDFEFEIIKNFTMGSPISESDFSNKQVPELTNILFKAAQEDYQMKLNLLKEKSFPIIENVYQNQGSMFKMIQVPFTDGHKTMTIVADLKEAYDTQCESLINDFEKNITLSIIDENWKLHLREMDDLRKSSQGAVYEQKDPLVIYKQESFHLFSEMIDKLNKEIISFLYKGEIPA, encoded by the coding sequence ATGAGTTTTTTAAACAAAGTTCTAAAAGGGTTTTTGGGAGACAAAAAAGCGCAGGACCTAAAAGAAGTAAAAAAAGTTGTAACAAAAATCAAAGCTGTTGAGCCGTCTATTCAGCAATTGTCTGACGATGGTTTAAGAGAGAAAACTGCTGAGTTTAAAGAAAATATTAAATCTGCGACCAGCAAAATCACAGCTCAAATAGAACAGACACAAGAGCAGATAAAAAATTCGACAAATGTTGATGAAAAAGAAGCTCTTTTTTCAAAGATTGAGACTCTAAAAAAAGAATCATACGAAATTGAAGAAAAAGTTCTTCTACAAATTCTTCCCGAAGTTTTTGCTTTAGTAAAAGAAACAGCAAGAAGATGGGCTGAGAATGGAGAAATCCGTCTTAAAGCATCAGATTGGGACAGGCAATTAGTGGCTGCGGGCAAGGATTTCTTAGAAATTCAGGGAGATCAGGCCGTTTGGAAAAACTCATGGGATGCTGCCGGAACACCAGTAAACTGGGACATGGTACATTATGATGTTCAGTTTATCGGAGGGGTTATTCTTCACAGCGGTAAAATTGCCGAAATGGCTACCGGTGAAGGTAAAACTTTGGTAGGAACATTACCAATTTTCTTAAATGCACTTCCAGGAAGAGGCGTTCACGTGGTAACAGTGAATGACTACCTTGCCAAAAGAGACTCGGCTTGGATGGGACCATTGTATCAATTCCACGGGATGTCTATCGACTGTATCGATAATCATCAGCCAAACTCAGACGGCAGAAGAAAAGCATACAACTCAGATATTACTTACGGAACAAATAACGAATTTGGTTTCGATTATTTGAGAGATAACATGGTAACTTCACCTTCAGAACTGGTACAAAGAGAATTAAACTTTGCCATCGTGGATGAGGTTGACTCTGTTTTAGTAGATGACGCCAGAACACCTTTAATCATTTCCGGTCCGGTTCCTCAAGGAGACAGACAGGAATTTGATGTTCTTAAGCCTTCTATCGACAGAATTGTTGAGGTTCAGAAAAAAACTGTTTCTGCAATTTTTAATGAAGCTAAAAAATTAATCGCTGCAGGAAATACAAAAGAAGGAGGATTCAAATTGCTACAGGCTTACAGAGGTCTTCCTAAAAACAGACAATTAATTAAATTCTTATCGGAAAGTGGAAACCGTGCATTGCTTCAGAGAACTGAGGCTCAGTATATGCAGGATAACAACCGCGATATGCCGATCGTAGATAAAGATCTTTATTTCGTCATCGAAGAAAAGAACAATCAGGTCGACCTTACAGATAAAGGTGTTGAATATATGTCTCAGGGCAATTCAGACAACAACTTCTTCGTTCTTCCTGACATCGGAACAGAAATCGCTGAAGTTGAGGCTAAAAATTTAACTAAAGAAGAAGAATTCGAAGCTAAGGAAAGACTTTTCGCTGATTTTGCAGAGAAATCTGAAAGAGTTCATACCATGAGCCAATTATTGAAGGCATATACATTATTTGAAAAAGATGATGAATATGTGGTGATTGACGGAGAAGTAAAAATCGTTGACGAGCAGACAGGTCGTATTATGGAAGGAAGACGTTATTCAGACGGTCTTCACCAGGCGATCGAAGCGAAAGAAAATGTAAAAATCGAAGCGGCAACGCAGACTTTTGCAACGGTTACTCTTCAGAACTATTTCCGTATGTACAACAAGCTTGCGGGGATGACGGGTACTGCCGAAACTGAGGCTGGTGAACTTTGGGAAATCTACAAATTAGACGTGGTGGTAATTCCTACCAACCGTCCGATTTCAAGAGATGATAAACAAGATTTGGTTTTCAAAACTAATAGAGAAAAATATAACGCCGTAATTGAAGAAATTGAAAGATTAACAGCTGCAAGAAGACCTGTTTTGGTTGGTACAACTTCTGTTGAGATCTCTCAGTTGCTTTCAAAAGCTCTTCAGCTAAGAAAAATTCCGCACCAGGTATTGAACGCGAAACTTCACAAGAAGGAAGCAGAAATCGTTGCCGGAGCAGGACAGCCGGGAGTTGTAACCATTGCAACCAACATGGCAGGTCGTGGTACGGATATTAAGCTTACTAAAGAAGTAAAAGAAGCCGGAGGTTTAGCAATTATCGGTACAGAAAGACACGATTCAAGACGTGTAGACAGACAGTTGAGAGGTAGAGCAGGACGTCAGGGAGATCCTGGAAGTTCTCAGTTCTATGTTTCTCTTGAAGATAATCTGATGCGTCTGTTTGGTTCTGAAAGAATCGCTAAAATGATGGACAGAATGGGTCATAAGGAAGGTGAAGTTATTCAGCATTCTATGATCAGTAAGTCTATCGAAAGAGCCCAGAAAAAAGTAGAAGAAAACAACTTCGGAACAAGAAAAAGACTTCTTGAATACGATGACGTTATGAACAAACAGCGTGACGTAATCTACAAGAGAAGAAAGAACGCTTTGTTCGGAGATCACTTGAAATATGATATCACCAATATGATTTTCGATGTTGCTAATTCTATCGTTGCAAAAGGAAAAGCAAACGGAAGTTATAAAGATTTTGAGTTTGAAATTATTAAAAATTTCACAATGGGATCTCCTATTTCTGAAAGTGATTTTAGTAATAAACAGGTTCCGGAATTAACGAATATCTTGTTTAAAGCTGCTCAGGAAGATTACCAAATGAAACTAAACTTATTGAAAGAGAAATCATTCCCTATTATTGAGAATGTATATCAAAACCAAGGTTCAATGTTTAAAATGATTCAGGTTCCTTTCACGGACGGACACAAAACAATGACTATTGTGGCTGATCTTAAAGAAGCTTATGATACACAGTGTGAAAGTTTGATCAACGATTTTGAAAAGAACATCACTCTTTCTATTATAGATGAAAACTGGAAGCTTCACCTTCGTGAAATGGATGATCTAAGAAAATCTTCACAAGGAGCCGTTTACGAACAAAAAGATCCGTTGGTAATTTACAAACAAGAATCTTTCCACTTATTCAGTGAAATGATCGACAAATTAAACAAAGAAATTATTTCTTTCCTATATAAAGGAGAAATTCCTGCATAA
- a CDS encoding TonB-dependent siderophore receptor: MKNVLICASLLGSMLTFAQENDSIKSNDIEEVVVNGKYYQKYKLNEVSGSLRLQTPIMELPQNVQSISSQVLADQITLNMSEGIVRNVSGARKVEHWDNVYSNVFMRGASIATYMNGMNVSSTWGPINPDASIIDRIEFVKGPAGFMGSMGDPAGFYNVVTKKPTGKFQNSVRFTTGSYNLFRGEADLDGVIVKNGVLDYRLNLMGSTNGSWTENDKTKKIIVAPSLTFRPTKTTTLTAQYNYQFLNFSQPGAYLMSNDSYASLNVHTNFNDKNFKKTEVKDQSLFLTLDQKLFKDWTWSTQYAYMDMNYDGGSWWGSFDTNNSNIFNRTLSNWQAVGKNHIFQTYVRGSLKTGNIVHKVIAGFDYGDRKYNADFSGYSKIVGGVETAIYPINIQNPQYGVDPSTLPPDSFYTLSTAAPFYNDQGVKYTSYYAQDQIEMFNNKLRLTLAGRYTNGKTYAGYPFYSPNNIVPKDTAGEFTPRVGVSYSFNENFSAYGVFDKTFVPQSAIQYSDANPNGEPLTTPFKGQNLEVGIKKDWFGGKWNSTFAVYEITRQNIFTSDTAHPNLGFSLATGEQRARGFEADIKGEIVKGLNVVINYAYTDAKTVKDNDETRIGQQSPGNAKNVQNTWLSYRFEDGKLKGFGLSAGYQYQGGRQSWFGTSAKQDQTLEDYFDTNFGISYAAKKFDVNLILNNVLNRKLYSGYRNDDGSYAWIYNAPRNWRLSIGYKF, encoded by the coding sequence ATGAAAAATGTACTGATCTGTGCTTCGTTGTTAGGTTCTATGTTAACGTTTGCACAAGAAAATGATTCTATCAAATCAAATGATATTGAAGAAGTTGTTGTAAATGGGAAATATTATCAAAAATATAAGCTTAATGAAGTTTCAGGATCTTTAAGATTACAAACTCCCATTATGGAACTTCCGCAAAACGTACAATCTATTAGTTCGCAGGTATTAGCGGATCAGATTACATTAAACATGTCTGAAGGGATCGTAAGAAACGTAAGTGGTGCAAGAAAAGTAGAACACTGGGATAATGTATATTCTAACGTATTCATGAGAGGAGCAAGTATTGCAACTTATATGAATGGGATGAATGTTTCTTCAACCTGGGGACCCATCAATCCAGATGCTTCAATCATCGACAGAATAGAATTTGTAAAAGGTCCGGCAGGTTTTATGGGCTCAATGGGAGATCCGGCAGGTTTCTATAACGTTGTAACTAAAAAACCTACAGGAAAATTCCAGAATTCTGTAAGATTTACAACAGGAAGTTATAACCTTTTCAGAGGTGAAGCAGATCTAGATGGAGTTATTGTAAAAAATGGCGTACTGGATTACCGTTTAAACTTAATGGGCAGCACAAACGGATCTTGGACAGAAAATGACAAAACAAAAAAGATAATTGTTGCTCCGTCATTAACTTTCAGACCAACAAAAACTACGACGTTAACGGCTCAATATAATTATCAGTTCTTAAACTTTTCTCAGCCCGGAGCCTATTTAATGTCTAATGACAGTTATGCATCATTAAATGTTCATACTAACTTTAATGACAAAAATTTCAAGAAAACTGAGGTAAAAGATCAAAGTTTATTCTTAACATTAGATCAAAAATTATTCAAAGACTGGACTTGGAGTACTCAATATGCCTACATGGACATGAACTACGACGGTGGTTCTTGGTGGGGAAGTTTCGACACAAATAACAGCAATATATTCAACAGAACATTAAGCAACTGGCAGGCTGTTGGAAAAAATCACATTTTCCAAACTTATGTAAGAGGTAGCTTAAAAACAGGAAATATCGTTCACAAAGTAATTGCCGGTTTTGATTACGGAGATAGAAAATACAACGCAGATTTTTCAGGATATTCAAAAATTGTAGGCGGAGTAGAGACTGCAATTTATCCAATAAATATTCAAAATCCTCAATATGGTGTAGATCCTTCTACTCTTCCTCCTGATAGTTTCTACACATTAAGTACTGCAGCACCTTTCTATAATGATCAGGGAGTAAAATATACATCTTATTATGCTCAGGATCAAATAGAAATGTTCAATAATAAATTGCGTCTTACTTTAGCAGGAAGATATACAAATGGTAAAACATATGCAGGATATCCGTTTTATTCTCCGAACAATATCGTTCCGAAAGATACTGCTGGAGAATTTACACCTAGAGTTGGGGTAAGTTATTCTTTCAATGAAAACTTCTCTGCTTACGGAGTTTTTGATAAAACATTTGTTCCACAATCTGCAATACAATATTCTGATGCTAATCCTAATGGAGAACCTCTTACTACTCCTTTCAAAGGTCAGAACTTAGAAGTTGGGATTAAAAAAGATTGGTTTGGGGGTAAATGGAATTCAACTTTTGCCGTTTATGAGATCACAAGACAGAATATATTCACTTCAGATACAGCGCACCCTAATTTAGGCTTCTCTTTAGCAACCGGAGAACAAAGAGCCAGAGGTTTTGAAGCAGATATTAAAGGAGAAATTGTAAAAGGATTAAATGTTGTCATCAACTACGCTTATACAGATGCAAAAACCGTAAAAGACAATGATGAGACAAGAATTGGCCAGCAATCTCCTGGAAATGCTAAAAATGTACAAAATACATGGTTAAGCTATAGATTCGAAGATGGAAAATTAAAAGGATTTGGACTTTCTGCTGGTTACCAATATCAGGGAGGAAGACAATCCTGGTTTGGAACCTCAGCAAAGCAGGATCAAACTCTTGAAGATTATTTCGATACTAACTTCGGAATTTCTTATGCCGCTAAAAAATTCGATGTCAATTTAATTTTAAACAATGTTCTAAACAGAAAATTATATAGTGGATACAGAAACGATGACGGTTCATACGCTTGGATCTACAATGCGCCAAGAAACTGGAGACTTTCAATAGGATACAAATTTTAA